In one Melospiza melodia melodia isolate bMelMel2 chromosome 5, bMelMel2.pri, whole genome shotgun sequence genomic region, the following are encoded:
- the AASDH gene encoding beta-alanine-activating enzyme isoform X1 — protein MKKSNLQYVLVENDKINKFQMSHAGWFSHNSSAIEHIGLTLFQMSSSNTDFSSEVDNMKSRCEPSKAVGDSQPGVCPDQTKVETSEAGYMDAGQKDTVAYVLHTSGTTGIPKIVRVPHKCIVPNIQHLKSIFEITQDDVLFLASPLTFDPSVVELFMALTSGASILIVPNTIKMMPVELSAALFHHHHVTVLQATPTLLRRFGAHIIKSRVLSANTSLRVLALGGETFPALSLLKSWKHKENKTSIFNLYGITEVSSWATCYKIPEEVFSADVRTDFPVHLGSPLLGTKLEVRDANGSAVLEGEGQLFIGGEERVCFLDDEVTVPLGTMRETGDFVRVENAKLFFLGRKDNQIKRHGKRFNIEYLQQVAEDLCQVEACAVTWYQQEKLILFVLPKDDFEERETFKELQKHLPAYAVPDEIVVIKALPLTSHGKVDISELNKIYQNHLNSRRRDSKLSDAEELWERLQYLWKSVLGLPCDSTGISKDAVFLYSGGDSLKALRFHEEIEMLVGKAVPELLEVILSHSIEEVYRHILKMLFPDEEQLMNPENVVKRKLRRNSGEEFHGKYIKLTSERGLEIASGLIPFIALNRGNHLFSMNFTKSSVQPKNTVQVGVEPLQQPSSPHSKIPAVMKSHVQGSELENSILTLENKANKNDHSSVQRIHAECSHSSVAELALCVRWKSNTRKCVDASPLVIIPAKEGVSASVYIGSHSHAMQAIDLDLGEIKWEKTLGDRIESSACVSKCGNFIVVGCYDGLVYVLQSSDGEIHWTFVTEDTVKSSAVVDPSSGLVYIGSHDQHVYALDIYKKVCVWKLHCEGGAVFSSPCLSSFPHHLYVATLGGLLLAVNPVTGNKIWKSSLGKPLFSSPHCNENYICIGCVDGNLYCYTHSGEKVWQFSTNGPVFSSPCLSSLTKQEIFFGSHDCFIYCCNMEGNLLWKFEATSSVYGTPFIFQSDDLNNKILLAAVSTDGRVWILNAKSGTAEGVDKLPGEVFSSPVVWGTKLVVGCRNDYVYCLDLYTAAKSNS, from the exons ATGAAGAAAAGCAACCTGCAGTATGTTCTTGTTGAGAATGACAAGATAAAT AAATTCCAGATGTCCCATGCTGGCTGGTTTTCCCAcaattcctctgccatagaacaTATTGGTTTAACTCTCTTCCAAATGAGCTCAAGCAACACTGATTTCAGTTCAGAAGTAGACAATATGAAAAGTAGATGTGAACCTTCCAAAGCTGTGGGTGACTCACAGCCAGGAGTTTGCCCAGACCAAACCAAAGTTGAAACATCAGAAGCAGGATACATGGACGCTGGCCAGAAAGACACTGTGGCATATGTCTTGCATACATCAGGAACTACAGGGATCCCCAAAATAGTCAGAGTGCCTCATAAATGTATAGTGCCTAATATTCAGCATCTTAA ATCCATATTTGAGATCACACAGGATGATGTGCTGTTCCTGGCATCTCCCCTCACATTTGACCCGTCTGTGGTTGAACTGTTCATGGCTCTGACAAGTGGAGCCTCTATTCTTATTGTACCAAACACCATTAAAATGATGCCTGTGgagctctctgctgctctctTTCACCACCACCACGTGACAGTGTTGCAG GCAACACCAACACTTCTCAGGAGGTTTGGAGCCCACATTATTAAATCAAGAGTGTTGTCTGCAAATACTTCACTTCGTGTCTTAGCCCTTGGTGGTGAAACATTTCCTGCACTGAGTCTCTTGAAAAGTTGGAAGCACAAGGAGAACAAAACAAGCATTTTTAATCTCTATGGTATTACTGAAGTGTCAAGCTGGGCCACTTGCTACAAGATTCCTGAGGAGGTTTTTAGTGCTGATGTTAG AACAGATTTTCCTGTACATTTGGGATCACCACTCCTTGGAACAAAACTTGAGGTCAGAGATGCCAATGGATCTGCAGTTCTTGAAGGCGAGGGACAATTATTTATAG GTGGTGAAGAACGAGTCTGCTTTCTTGATGATGAAGTAACTGTGCCACTGGGTACAATGAGAGAAACAGGGGATTTTGTAAGAGTGGAGAATGCAAAGTTGTTCTTCTTGGGTCGGAAGGACAATCAGATTAAACGCCATGGCAAACGTTTTAATATTGaatatctgcagcag GTTGCTGAAGATCTTTGCCAGGTAGAAGCTTGTGCAGTTACCTGGTACCAACAGGAAAAACTTATCCTGTTTGTTTTACCCAAAGATGATTTTGAAGAGAGAGAAACATTTAAAGAACTCCAGAAGCATCTACCAGCTTATGCAGTGCCTGATGAGATTGTAGTGATTAAAGCTTTGCCTTTAACATCACATG GCAAAGTTGATATATCTGAACTGAACAAGATTTACCAGAACCATCTAAACTCCAGAAGGCGTGACAGTAAGCTGAGTGACGCAGAGGAATTGTGGGAAAGATTGCAGTATTTATGGAAG TCTGTCCTTGGACTTCCATGTGATTCCACTGGAATTTCTAAAGATGCAGTATTTCTGTACAGTGGTGGAGACTCCCTAAAGGCACTACGATTTCATGAAGAAATTGAGATGTTAGTAGGCAAAGCTGTGCCAGAACTCCTTGAAGTTATTCTCAGCCACTCAATTGAAGAGGTTTACAGACATATTCTTAAAATGCTGTTTCCAGATGAAGAACAATTAATGAATCCTGAAAATGTtgtgaaaagaaaattaagaagGAACAGTGGAGAGGAATTCCATGGAAAATACATTAAACTGACATCTGAAAGAGGTCTTGAGATTGCTTCAGGATTAATTCCATTTATTGCACTGAACAGAGGAAATCATCTTTTCTCTATGAATTTCACCAAGTCTTCTGTGCAGCCCAAAAATACAGTACAGGTAGGAGTGGAACCACTACAGCAGCCCTCCTCTCCACATTCCAAGATTCCAGCTGTAATGAAAAGCCATGTGCAAGGGTCTGAACTGGAGAATAGCATTTTAACACTTGAAAACAAGGCAAATAAAAATGACCATTCCTCTGTGCAACGAATCCATGCAGAATGTAGTCATTCTTCAGTGGCAGAGCTGGCATTGTGCGTGAGGTGGAAGTCAAACACAAGGAAATGTGTTGATGCATCACCACTGGTTATAATACCAGCTAAAGAAGGAGTATCTGCATCTGTGTATATTGGCTCTCACTCCCATGCAATGCAGGCAATTGATCTAGATTTGGGAGAAATAAAATGGGAGAAGACCCTTGGAGATCGTATTGAGTCTTCTGCCTGTGTATCCAAGTGTGGAAATTTCATTGTTGTTG GTTGTTATGATGGCTTGGTGTATGTGCTTCAAAGCAGTGATGGAGAAATACACTGGACTTTTGTCACAGAAGACACTGTGAAAAGCTCTGCAGTTGTAGACCCTTCCAGTGGACTGGTCTACATTGGATCTCATGACCAGCATGTGTATGCTTTGGATATTTAT AAAAAGGTGTGTGTATGGAAGTTACACTGCGAAGGTGGAGCTGTGTTTTCATCTCCTTGTCTAAGTTCTTTTCCACACCATCTCTATGTTGCTACACTAGGAGGACTATTACTGGCTGTTAACCCT GTGACAGGGAATAAGATTTGGAAAAGCAGCCTTGGAAAACCACTCTTCTCCTCTCCTCACTGCAATGAGAATTACATCTGTATTGGGTGTGTGGATGGAAACTTGTATTGTTACACTCATTCTGGAGAAAAG GTTTGGCAATTTTCCACTAATGGGCCAGTGTTTTCATCTCCATGCCTCTCAAGTTTAACTAAGCAAGAAATATTTTTTGGCTCTCACGACTGCTTTATCTACTGCTGTAACATGGAGGGTAATTTACTGTGGAAATTTGAAGCCACTTCAAGTGTATATGGAACACCATTCATTTTCCAAAGTGATGACTTAAATAACAAAATTCTCCTGGCAGCAGTATCTACAGATGGCAGAGTGTGGATCCTGAATGCCAAGAGTGGAACAGCAGAAGGAGTAGATAAGCTTCCAGGCGAGGTTTTCTCTTCACCCGTAGTATGGGGAACAAAGCTTGTTGTTGGCTGTAGAAATGATTATGTTTATTGTCTGGATCTGTATACAGCAGCGAAAAGTAACAGCTAA
- the AASDH gene encoding beta-alanine-activating enzyme isoform X2 yields the protein MKKSNLQYVLVENDKINKFQMSHAGWFSHNSSAIEHIGLTLFQMSSSNTDFSSEVDNMKSRCEPSKAVGDSQPGVCPDQTKVETSEAGYMDAGQKDTVAYVLHTSGTTGIPKIVRVPHKCIVPNIQHLKSIFEITQDDVLFLASPLTFDPSVVELFMALTSGASILIVPNTIKMMPVELSAALFHHHHVTVLQATPTLLRRFGAHIIKSRVLSANTSLRVLALGGETFPALSLLKSWKHKENKTSIFNLYGITEVSSWATCYKIPEEVFSADVRTDFPVHLGSPLLGTKLEVRDANGSAVLEGEGQLFIGGEERVCFLDDEVTVPLGTMRETGDFVRVENAKLFFLGRKDNQIKRHGKRFNIEYLQQVAEDLCQVEACAVTWYQQEKLILFVLPKDDFEERETFKELQKHLPAYAVPDEIVVIKALPLTSHGKVDISELNKIYQNHLNSRRRDSKLSDAEELWERLQYLWKSVLGLPCDSTGISKDAVFLYSGGDSLKALRFHEEIEMLVGKAVPELLEVILSHSIEEVYRHILKMLFPDEEQLMNPENVVKRKLRRNSGEEFHGKYIKLTSERGLEIASGLIPFIALNRGNHLFSMNFTKSSVQPKNTVQVGVEPLQQPSSPHSKIPAVMKSHVQGSELENSILTLENKANKNDHSSVQRIHAECSHSSVAELALCVRWKSNTRKCVDASPLVIIPAKEGVSASVYIGSHSHAMQAIDLDLGEIKWEKTLGDRIESSACVSKCGNFIVVGCYDGLVYVLQSSDGEIHWTFVTEDTVKSSAVVDPSSGLVYIGSHDQHVYALDIYKKVCVWKLHCEGGAVFSSPCLSSFPHHLYVATLGGLLLAVNPLSSAVTSLPLENQCVVLQQECLRKDIFSFYNPHKR from the exons ATGAAGAAAAGCAACCTGCAGTATGTTCTTGTTGAGAATGACAAGATAAAT AAATTCCAGATGTCCCATGCTGGCTGGTTTTCCCAcaattcctctgccatagaacaTATTGGTTTAACTCTCTTCCAAATGAGCTCAAGCAACACTGATTTCAGTTCAGAAGTAGACAATATGAAAAGTAGATGTGAACCTTCCAAAGCTGTGGGTGACTCACAGCCAGGAGTTTGCCCAGACCAAACCAAAGTTGAAACATCAGAAGCAGGATACATGGACGCTGGCCAGAAAGACACTGTGGCATATGTCTTGCATACATCAGGAACTACAGGGATCCCCAAAATAGTCAGAGTGCCTCATAAATGTATAGTGCCTAATATTCAGCATCTTAA ATCCATATTTGAGATCACACAGGATGATGTGCTGTTCCTGGCATCTCCCCTCACATTTGACCCGTCTGTGGTTGAACTGTTCATGGCTCTGACAAGTGGAGCCTCTATTCTTATTGTACCAAACACCATTAAAATGATGCCTGTGgagctctctgctgctctctTTCACCACCACCACGTGACAGTGTTGCAG GCAACACCAACACTTCTCAGGAGGTTTGGAGCCCACATTATTAAATCAAGAGTGTTGTCTGCAAATACTTCACTTCGTGTCTTAGCCCTTGGTGGTGAAACATTTCCTGCACTGAGTCTCTTGAAAAGTTGGAAGCACAAGGAGAACAAAACAAGCATTTTTAATCTCTATGGTATTACTGAAGTGTCAAGCTGGGCCACTTGCTACAAGATTCCTGAGGAGGTTTTTAGTGCTGATGTTAG AACAGATTTTCCTGTACATTTGGGATCACCACTCCTTGGAACAAAACTTGAGGTCAGAGATGCCAATGGATCTGCAGTTCTTGAAGGCGAGGGACAATTATTTATAG GTGGTGAAGAACGAGTCTGCTTTCTTGATGATGAAGTAACTGTGCCACTGGGTACAATGAGAGAAACAGGGGATTTTGTAAGAGTGGAGAATGCAAAGTTGTTCTTCTTGGGTCGGAAGGACAATCAGATTAAACGCCATGGCAAACGTTTTAATATTGaatatctgcagcag GTTGCTGAAGATCTTTGCCAGGTAGAAGCTTGTGCAGTTACCTGGTACCAACAGGAAAAACTTATCCTGTTTGTTTTACCCAAAGATGATTTTGAAGAGAGAGAAACATTTAAAGAACTCCAGAAGCATCTACCAGCTTATGCAGTGCCTGATGAGATTGTAGTGATTAAAGCTTTGCCTTTAACATCACATG GCAAAGTTGATATATCTGAACTGAACAAGATTTACCAGAACCATCTAAACTCCAGAAGGCGTGACAGTAAGCTGAGTGACGCAGAGGAATTGTGGGAAAGATTGCAGTATTTATGGAAG TCTGTCCTTGGACTTCCATGTGATTCCACTGGAATTTCTAAAGATGCAGTATTTCTGTACAGTGGTGGAGACTCCCTAAAGGCACTACGATTTCATGAAGAAATTGAGATGTTAGTAGGCAAAGCTGTGCCAGAACTCCTTGAAGTTATTCTCAGCCACTCAATTGAAGAGGTTTACAGACATATTCTTAAAATGCTGTTTCCAGATGAAGAACAATTAATGAATCCTGAAAATGTtgtgaaaagaaaattaagaagGAACAGTGGAGAGGAATTCCATGGAAAATACATTAAACTGACATCTGAAAGAGGTCTTGAGATTGCTTCAGGATTAATTCCATTTATTGCACTGAACAGAGGAAATCATCTTTTCTCTATGAATTTCACCAAGTCTTCTGTGCAGCCCAAAAATACAGTACAGGTAGGAGTGGAACCACTACAGCAGCCCTCCTCTCCACATTCCAAGATTCCAGCTGTAATGAAAAGCCATGTGCAAGGGTCTGAACTGGAGAATAGCATTTTAACACTTGAAAACAAGGCAAATAAAAATGACCATTCCTCTGTGCAACGAATCCATGCAGAATGTAGTCATTCTTCAGTGGCAGAGCTGGCATTGTGCGTGAGGTGGAAGTCAAACACAAGGAAATGTGTTGATGCATCACCACTGGTTATAATACCAGCTAAAGAAGGAGTATCTGCATCTGTGTATATTGGCTCTCACTCCCATGCAATGCAGGCAATTGATCTAGATTTGGGAGAAATAAAATGGGAGAAGACCCTTGGAGATCGTATTGAGTCTTCTGCCTGTGTATCCAAGTGTGGAAATTTCATTGTTGTTG GTTGTTATGATGGCTTGGTGTATGTGCTTCAAAGCAGTGATGGAGAAATACACTGGACTTTTGTCACAGAAGACACTGTGAAAAGCTCTGCAGTTGTAGACCCTTCCAGTGGACTGGTCTACATTGGATCTCATGACCAGCATGTGTATGCTTTGGATATTTAT AAAAAGGTGTGTGTATGGAAGTTACACTGCGAAGGTGGAGCTGTGTTTTCATCTCCTTGTCTAAGTTCTTTTCCACACCATCTCTATGTTGCTACACTAGGAGGACTATTACTGGCTGTTAACCCT CTGTCCTCAGCAGTAACCAGTCTGCCATTAGAAAACCAATGTGTGGTTTTGCAGCAAGAGTGTTTAAGAAAAGATATTTTTTCATTCTATAATCCACATAAGAGGTAG
- the AASDH gene encoding beta-alanine-activating enzyme isoform X3 has translation MALTSGASILIVPNTIKMMPVELSAALFHHHHVTVLQATPTLLRRFGAHIIKSRVLSANTSLRVLALGGETFPALSLLKSWKHKENKTSIFNLYGITEVSSWATCYKIPEEVFSADVRTDFPVHLGSPLLGTKLEVRDANGSAVLEGEGQLFIGGEERVCFLDDEVTVPLGTMRETGDFVRVENAKLFFLGRKDNQIKRHGKRFNIEYLQQVAEDLCQVEACAVTWYQQEKLILFVLPKDDFEERETFKELQKHLPAYAVPDEIVVIKALPLTSHGKVDISELNKIYQNHLNSRRRDSKLSDAEELWERLQYLWKSVLGLPCDSTGISKDAVFLYSGGDSLKALRFHEEIEMLVGKAVPELLEVILSHSIEEVYRHILKMLFPDEEQLMNPENVVKRKLRRNSGEEFHGKYIKLTSERGLEIASGLIPFIALNRGNHLFSMNFTKSSVQPKNTVQVGVEPLQQPSSPHSKIPAVMKSHVQGSELENSILTLENKANKNDHSSVQRIHAECSHSSVAELALCVRWKSNTRKCVDASPLVIIPAKEGVSASVYIGSHSHAMQAIDLDLGEIKWEKTLGDRIESSACVSKCGNFIVVGCYDGLVYVLQSSDGEIHWTFVTEDTVKSSAVVDPSSGLVYIGSHDQHVYALDIYKKVCVWKLHCEGGAVFSSPCLSSFPHHLYVATLGGLLLAVNPVTGNKIWKSSLGKPLFSSPHCNENYICIGCVDGNLYCYTHSGEKVWQFSTNGPVFSSPCLSSLTKQEIFFGSHDCFIYCCNMEGNLLWKFEATSSVYGTPFIFQSDDLNNKILLAAVSTDGRVWILNAKSGTAEGVDKLPGEVFSSPVVWGTKLVVGCRNDYVYCLDLYTAAKSNS, from the exons ATGGCTCTGACAAGTGGAGCCTCTATTCTTATTGTACCAAACACCATTAAAATGATGCCTGTGgagctctctgctgctctctTTCACCACCACCACGTGACAGTGTTGCAG GCAACACCAACACTTCTCAGGAGGTTTGGAGCCCACATTATTAAATCAAGAGTGTTGTCTGCAAATACTTCACTTCGTGTCTTAGCCCTTGGTGGTGAAACATTTCCTGCACTGAGTCTCTTGAAAAGTTGGAAGCACAAGGAGAACAAAACAAGCATTTTTAATCTCTATGGTATTACTGAAGTGTCAAGCTGGGCCACTTGCTACAAGATTCCTGAGGAGGTTTTTAGTGCTGATGTTAG AACAGATTTTCCTGTACATTTGGGATCACCACTCCTTGGAACAAAACTTGAGGTCAGAGATGCCAATGGATCTGCAGTTCTTGAAGGCGAGGGACAATTATTTATAG GTGGTGAAGAACGAGTCTGCTTTCTTGATGATGAAGTAACTGTGCCACTGGGTACAATGAGAGAAACAGGGGATTTTGTAAGAGTGGAGAATGCAAAGTTGTTCTTCTTGGGTCGGAAGGACAATCAGATTAAACGCCATGGCAAACGTTTTAATATTGaatatctgcagcag GTTGCTGAAGATCTTTGCCAGGTAGAAGCTTGTGCAGTTACCTGGTACCAACAGGAAAAACTTATCCTGTTTGTTTTACCCAAAGATGATTTTGAAGAGAGAGAAACATTTAAAGAACTCCAGAAGCATCTACCAGCTTATGCAGTGCCTGATGAGATTGTAGTGATTAAAGCTTTGCCTTTAACATCACATG GCAAAGTTGATATATCTGAACTGAACAAGATTTACCAGAACCATCTAAACTCCAGAAGGCGTGACAGTAAGCTGAGTGACGCAGAGGAATTGTGGGAAAGATTGCAGTATTTATGGAAG TCTGTCCTTGGACTTCCATGTGATTCCACTGGAATTTCTAAAGATGCAGTATTTCTGTACAGTGGTGGAGACTCCCTAAAGGCACTACGATTTCATGAAGAAATTGAGATGTTAGTAGGCAAAGCTGTGCCAGAACTCCTTGAAGTTATTCTCAGCCACTCAATTGAAGAGGTTTACAGACATATTCTTAAAATGCTGTTTCCAGATGAAGAACAATTAATGAATCCTGAAAATGTtgtgaaaagaaaattaagaagGAACAGTGGAGAGGAATTCCATGGAAAATACATTAAACTGACATCTGAAAGAGGTCTTGAGATTGCTTCAGGATTAATTCCATTTATTGCACTGAACAGAGGAAATCATCTTTTCTCTATGAATTTCACCAAGTCTTCTGTGCAGCCCAAAAATACAGTACAGGTAGGAGTGGAACCACTACAGCAGCCCTCCTCTCCACATTCCAAGATTCCAGCTGTAATGAAAAGCCATGTGCAAGGGTCTGAACTGGAGAATAGCATTTTAACACTTGAAAACAAGGCAAATAAAAATGACCATTCCTCTGTGCAACGAATCCATGCAGAATGTAGTCATTCTTCAGTGGCAGAGCTGGCATTGTGCGTGAGGTGGAAGTCAAACACAAGGAAATGTGTTGATGCATCACCACTGGTTATAATACCAGCTAAAGAAGGAGTATCTGCATCTGTGTATATTGGCTCTCACTCCCATGCAATGCAGGCAATTGATCTAGATTTGGGAGAAATAAAATGGGAGAAGACCCTTGGAGATCGTATTGAGTCTTCTGCCTGTGTATCCAAGTGTGGAAATTTCATTGTTGTTG GTTGTTATGATGGCTTGGTGTATGTGCTTCAAAGCAGTGATGGAGAAATACACTGGACTTTTGTCACAGAAGACACTGTGAAAAGCTCTGCAGTTGTAGACCCTTCCAGTGGACTGGTCTACATTGGATCTCATGACCAGCATGTGTATGCTTTGGATATTTAT AAAAAGGTGTGTGTATGGAAGTTACACTGCGAAGGTGGAGCTGTGTTTTCATCTCCTTGTCTAAGTTCTTTTCCACACCATCTCTATGTTGCTACACTAGGAGGACTATTACTGGCTGTTAACCCT GTGACAGGGAATAAGATTTGGAAAAGCAGCCTTGGAAAACCACTCTTCTCCTCTCCTCACTGCAATGAGAATTACATCTGTATTGGGTGTGTGGATGGAAACTTGTATTGTTACACTCATTCTGGAGAAAAG GTTTGGCAATTTTCCACTAATGGGCCAGTGTTTTCATCTCCATGCCTCTCAAGTTTAACTAAGCAAGAAATATTTTTTGGCTCTCACGACTGCTTTATCTACTGCTGTAACATGGAGGGTAATTTACTGTGGAAATTTGAAGCCACTTCAAGTGTATATGGAACACCATTCATTTTCCAAAGTGATGACTTAAATAACAAAATTCTCCTGGCAGCAGTATCTACAGATGGCAGAGTGTGGATCCTGAATGCCAAGAGTGGAACAGCAGAAGGAGTAGATAAGCTTCCAGGCGAGGTTTTCTCTTCACCCGTAGTATGGGGAACAAAGCTTGTTGTTGGCTGTAGAAATGATTATGTTTATTGTCTGGATCTGTATACAGCAGCGAAAAGTAACAGCTAA